In the Rhizobium sp. CB3090 genome, one interval contains:
- a CDS encoding LysR family transcriptional regulator, with the protein MARESVNDLMAFLAVAREKSFTRAAAKVGVSQSALSHIIRQLEARLGLRLLTRTTRAVSLTDAGEKLFQGVGPLFDEIDAQLENLTALRDRPAGNIRITASDHAIRWMIWPKLKNFFPNYPDVKVELVRENALSDIVTERFDAGVRMGEQVAKDMISVRISPDFRFAVVGAPSCFESKGIPEHPQELVRHNCINERLSTLGGFWPWEFEDGGKEMKIRVEGQLAFNNSYQGVEAALEGLGLAYVPEDIALPHIEEGRLVRVLEAFSPYWDGYHLYYPSRRQSSPAFSALVDFLRHRT; encoded by the coding sequence ATGGCACGCGAGAGCGTCAACGACCTGATGGCCTTTCTGGCCGTCGCCCGAGAGAAGAGCTTCACCAGAGCGGCTGCGAAGGTTGGAGTATCGCAGTCCGCGCTGAGTCATATTATTCGGCAGCTCGAGGCGCGGCTCGGCCTCCGTCTTCTCACTCGCACGACGCGGGCGGTCTCCCTTACCGATGCGGGCGAGAAGCTGTTTCAGGGCGTTGGCCCGCTCTTCGACGAAATCGACGCGCAACTCGAGAACTTGACAGCCCTCCGGGACAGGCCAGCGGGGAATATCCGCATCACGGCGTCAGATCACGCGATCCGATGGATGATCTGGCCGAAGCTGAAGAACTTCTTTCCGAACTACCCGGACGTGAAGGTGGAGCTTGTTCGAGAAAACGCACTCTCGGACATCGTAACCGAACGCTTCGACGCCGGCGTCCGAATGGGCGAGCAGGTCGCCAAGGACATGATTTCGGTGCGCATAAGTCCCGACTTCCGATTCGCCGTTGTCGGTGCGCCCTCCTGCTTCGAAAGCAAGGGAATCCCCGAGCATCCGCAGGAGCTCGTCCGACACAACTGCATAAACGAGCGCCTCTCCACCTTGGGCGGGTTCTGGCCGTGGGAATTCGAAGACGGGGGCAAGGAGATGAAAATCCGGGTCGAGGGGCAGCTAGCCTTCAACAACTCCTATCAGGGCGTGGAAGCCGCCTTGGAAGGCCTGGGGCTAGCTTATGTTCCGGAGGACATCGCGCTGCCCCATATAGAAGAGGGTCGGCTTGTGCGGGTGCTTGAAGCATTTTCGCCTTACTGGGACGGCTACCACCTCTACTACCCCAGCAGGCGCCAATCCTCGCCTGCTTTCTCCGCGCTCGTGGACTTCCTGCGTCACCGCACCTGA
- a CDS encoding DUF2255 family protein yields MTWQQQELQSVAKADDLHISPLRGDGRTYGTPTWIWSVVVDGGLYVRAYNGQNSRWYQSAIKQQAGRISVAGMTKEVSFRPVEGDVNDRIDDAYRVKYSSSPYLKSMISGRARAATVMISPRD; encoded by the coding sequence ATGACTTGGCAACAGCAGGAACTTCAAAGTGTCGCGAAGGCCGATGATCTGCATATCTCGCCGTTGCGCGGGGATGGCAGAACCTATGGTACGCCGACCTGGATATGGTCGGTGGTCGTGGATGGCGGCTTGTACGTCCGCGCGTACAACGGGCAAAACTCGCGCTGGTACCAGTCGGCGATCAAGCAGCAGGCTGGCCGCATCAGTGTCGCCGGAATGACGAAAGAGGTGTCGTTCCGACCCGTGGAAGGCGATGTCAACGATCGCATCGATGATGCCTATCGCGTGAAATATTCTTCCAGCCCGTATCTGAAATCCATGATAAGCGGGCGTGCACGTGCCGCCACGGTCATGATAAGCCCCAGGGACTAG
- a CDS encoding tautomerase family protein, whose amino-acid sequence MPHVLVKMMEGRSEEQKKQLAEKMAGVVMAVLGSDEGSISVAIEDVPAGRWEFDVFVPEIKGRKESLYKRPGYASVD is encoded by the coding sequence ATGCCGCACGTCCTCGTGAAAATGATGGAAGGCCGCTCCGAGGAGCAGAAGAAACAGCTTGCCGAAAAGATGGCGGGCGTGGTGATGGCCGTGCTCGGCAGTGACGAAGGATCGATATCGGTGGCGATCGAGGACGTCCCGGCCGGGCGATGGGAATTCGACGTCTTTGTTCCGGAGATCAAAGGCCGCAAGGAGTCGCTATACAAGAGACCCGGCTACGCATCCGTCGACTGA
- a CDS encoding MFS transporter, giving the protein MREQVLLRSDVIDEEIVTGPANWGAVFAMSLCVFVLIASEFMPVSLLTPIAADLHLTEGQAGQAISVSGIFAVLTSLFIASILGSLDRKIVLLSLTGLMLVSGAVVALAPNYAVLMVGRALLGVVIGGFWSMSTATVMRLVPEDAVSRALATLNGGNALAATVAAPLGSFLGELIGWRGSFFCIVPMAALAICWQAVTLPRMHGGGGTAATASFRLLGRPPVALGMAAILFLFMGQFALFTYLRPFLETVTQVDISTLSLLLLIVGIAGLVGTAFIGHVLVRSLYGTVTVVPLVLAAIGIGLTILGGSTTAVAVLLCLWGLVGTPAPVGWGTWLSRTLPEDAEAGGGLMVATIQFAITMGATVGGHLLDMSGYQATFATSALLLLLAATLAFVCWFATGSRNVPKS; this is encoded by the coding sequence ATGCGAGAACAAGTTCTACTGCGGTCCGACGTGATCGACGAGGAGATCGTGACGGGTCCGGCCAACTGGGGAGCCGTCTTCGCGATGTCCCTGTGCGTGTTCGTGCTGATCGCATCGGAGTTCATGCCGGTGAGCCTGCTCACCCCGATCGCAGCCGACCTGCATCTCACCGAAGGGCAGGCAGGCCAGGCCATATCGGTTTCGGGTATCTTCGCGGTGCTGACAAGCCTCTTCATCGCTTCCATCTTGGGAAGCCTGGACAGGAAGATCGTGCTTCTTTCGCTGACGGGGCTCATGTTGGTTTCGGGAGCCGTTGTCGCACTTGCGCCGAACTACGCGGTCCTGATGGTGGGCCGTGCACTCCTGGGCGTCGTGATCGGCGGCTTCTGGTCGATGTCCACCGCCACGGTCATGCGGCTCGTCCCTGAAGATGCGGTTTCCAGGGCGCTTGCGACCCTGAACGGCGGGAACGCGCTCGCCGCGACCGTCGCGGCTCCGCTCGGCAGCTTCCTCGGCGAACTGATCGGCTGGAGGGGTTCCTTTTTCTGCATCGTGCCAATGGCGGCGCTGGCAATCTGCTGGCAGGCTGTCACCCTGCCGCGGATGCACGGTGGAGGTGGAACCGCCGCCACGGCGTCTTTCCGCCTGCTTGGAAGGCCACCGGTTGCGCTCGGAATGGCGGCAATCCTTTTCTTGTTCATGGGGCAGTTCGCGCTGTTCACCTACCTGCGCCCTTTCCTTGAAACCGTCACGCAAGTCGACATCTCGACCTTGTCGCTCTTGTTGCTCATTGTGGGTATCGCGGGGCTCGTTGGAACAGCTTTCATCGGACACGTCCTCGTGCGAAGCCTATATGGCACGGTCACAGTCGTACCGCTTGTTCTGGCCGCGATCGGAATCGGATTGACCATCCTTGGTGGATCGACAACCGCTGTCGCCGTCCTTCTTTGCTTGTGGGGTCTGGTCGGAACTCCCGCGCCGGTGGGCTGGGGCACATGGCTGTCCCGCACGCTGCCGGAAGACGCCGAGGCTGGCGGCGGACTCATGGTCGCCACCATCCAGTTTGCAATCACCATGGGCGCGACAGTTGGCGGCCACCTGCTTGACATGAGCGGCTACCAGGCCACGTTTGCCACCAGCGCGCTCCTGCTCCTCCTTGCTGCGACGCTCGCCTTCGTTTGTTGGTTCGCGACCGGAAGCAGGAATGTGCCAAAATCGTGA
- a CDS encoding carboxymuconolactone decarboxylase family protein, with amino-acid sequence MSPALADYTQKIIAGDLWSRPHLSARDRSIVTLAALIARAQTIGMPHYFNVALDNGVTPTELSEIITHLAFYSGWSSAFFAVEVLKGIYSARGIGPDQLPEEPVEHLPIDEESEALRAATVQENFGEVSQGLVDYTREVVFRDLWLRPGLTARDRSLITVSALVASGQQAQITYHLNRAMDNGLTQAQASEMLVQIAYYSGWPSAFSAMPVVKDVFADRRKRAGSAG; translated from the coding sequence GTGTCACCTGCCTTGGCCGACTACACGCAGAAGATCATCGCCGGCGACCTCTGGAGCAGGCCGCACCTTTCCGCGCGTGACCGCAGCATCGTCACGCTCGCCGCTCTTATCGCCCGCGCACAAACGATTGGGATGCCCCACTACTTCAACGTAGCGCTCGACAACGGCGTCACGCCCACGGAACTATCCGAGATCATCACGCATCTCGCCTTCTACAGCGGATGGTCGAGCGCATTTTTCGCCGTCGAGGTTCTGAAGGGAATCTATTCCGCCCGCGGGATCGGACCGGACCAGCTCCCCGAGGAGCCCGTGGAACACCTTCCGATCGACGAGGAATCAGAGGCGCTGCGGGCCGCTACCGTGCAAGAGAATTTCGGCGAGGTTTCACAGGGGCTCGTCGACTACACGAGAGAGGTGGTGTTCCGGGACCTATGGCTCCGGCCGGGGCTGACGGCGCGAGACCGCAGCCTGATCACCGTGTCGGCACTTGTGGCGTCCGGACAGCAGGCGCAGATCACATACCACCTCAACCGTGCGATGGACAATGGACTGACCCAAGCGCAGGCGTCCGAGATGCTCGTCCAGATCGCCTACTACTCCGGCTGGCCCAGCGCCTTTTCGGCAATGCCGGTTGTGAAGGATGTCTTCGCGGACCGGAGAAAACGCGCTGGTTCGGCCGGCTAG
- a CDS encoding LysR family transcriptional regulator — protein sequence MKREELGDLMAFLVVSEEKSFTKAAARLGTSQSSLSLIIKRLEARLGLRLLTRTTRSLSPTAAGEQLLSTLGPALGTIEAQLSALSEFRDKPAGSFRITAGQHAIDTILWPKLSKFLADFPDIRVELVAESALTDIVAERCDAGVRLGDQVQKDMIAVRIGPLARMIVVAAPSCLSDRPPPRTPQELATHRCINMRLPSYGGFYAWEFERDGHDFRVRVDGQVAFNGVPQLVRAALDGFGLAYVHEDVVREYLDDGRLVQVLAEWSPPFPGYHLYYPSRRHPSPAFTLLVEALRYKA from the coding sequence ATGAAACGGGAAGAACTCGGAGATCTGATGGCCTTCCTTGTGGTCTCCGAGGAGAAGAGCTTCACGAAGGCAGCCGCGAGGCTAGGCACGTCGCAGTCTTCGCTCAGCCTTATCATCAAGCGGCTGGAAGCGAGGCTAGGCCTGCGCCTGCTGACGCGCACGACGCGAAGCCTCTCTCCAACGGCGGCGGGCGAACAACTGCTTTCCACCCTGGGCCCTGCGCTCGGGACCATCGAGGCCCAGTTGTCAGCGCTTAGCGAGTTCAGAGACAAACCGGCGGGAAGCTTCCGGATCACGGCGGGCCAGCACGCGATCGACACGATCCTCTGGCCAAAGCTCTCCAAGTTTCTCGCAGATTTTCCCGACATAAGAGTCGAGCTGGTCGCCGAGTCGGCACTGACGGACATCGTGGCGGAGCGCTGCGACGCCGGAGTTCGTCTGGGGGACCAGGTTCAGAAGGATATGATCGCTGTCCGCATCGGACCCTTGGCACGAATGATCGTCGTGGCGGCGCCGTCCTGCCTCAGCGACCGGCCACCGCCAAGGACGCCGCAGGAGCTGGCCACGCACCGCTGCATCAACATGCGCCTGCCGAGCTACGGCGGCTTCTACGCCTGGGAATTCGAGCGCGACGGCCATGATTTTCGGGTCCGGGTGGATGGCCAGGTGGCGTTCAACGGCGTGCCGCAGCTTGTGAGAGCGGCTCTCGACGGATTTGGTCTCGCTTATGTCCACGAAGACGTCGTTCGGGAATATCTGGACGACGGACGGCTCGTCCAGGTGCTAGCCGAATGGTCGCCGCCGTTTCCTGGTTATCATCTGTACTATCCGTCTCGCCGACACCCCTCGCCCGCCTTCACGCTCCTGGTGGAGGCGCTGAGGTACAAGGCGTGA
- a CDS encoding zinc-dependent alcohol dehydrogenase family protein — protein MLATMLYAPGDVRCEEVAEPKILKPTDAIIRLSASCICGSDLWPFRGANEVTAPMAMGHEYCGVVVEVGSAVTTVKPGQFVVGSFCISDNTCPHCKFGFQSSCEQREFMSGAQAPLARVPLADGTLVATAEMPADDLIPSLLAVSDVLGTGWYAADAAGVQEGSTAIVVGDGAVGLMGVLSAKQMGASRIIAMSRHKTRQDLALEFGATDIVSERGEEGIARIKQLTNGVGAESVLECVGTQESMSQAINCARPGGKIGFVGVPHGVTFDGQNLFFQQKSLLGGPAPVRRYLPYLMDLVLERKINPGKVFDLELPLSDVAEGYRAMDERRAIKTLLRV, from the coding sequence ATGCTTGCCACCATGCTCTATGCGCCCGGCGACGTCCGATGCGAAGAAGTTGCCGAACCCAAGATACTCAAACCGACCGACGCGATTATCCGTCTCTCGGCATCCTGCATATGCGGGTCCGATCTTTGGCCGTTCCGCGGAGCGAACGAAGTCACCGCTCCCATGGCCATGGGCCATGAGTATTGCGGCGTCGTCGTGGAGGTCGGCAGTGCCGTCACCACGGTCAAGCCCGGCCAGTTCGTCGTCGGCTCCTTCTGCATATCGGACAACACCTGCCCGCACTGCAAGTTCGGGTTCCAGTCGTCTTGCGAGCAGCGGGAATTCATGAGCGGTGCCCAGGCCCCGCTGGCGCGTGTGCCGCTGGCAGACGGCACGCTCGTCGCAACCGCAGAAATGCCGGCTGACGATCTGATCCCGAGTCTTCTCGCAGTTTCGGACGTCCTTGGAACCGGCTGGTACGCGGCCGACGCGGCCGGCGTGCAGGAAGGTTCGACCGCCATCGTCGTCGGCGATGGCGCCGTTGGCCTGATGGGCGTCCTGTCCGCCAAGCAGATGGGGGCATCGCGCATCATCGCCATGAGTCGTCACAAGACCCGTCAGGACCTTGCGCTCGAGTTCGGTGCGACCGACATTGTCTCCGAACGTGGCGAAGAAGGGATAGCCCGTATCAAGCAACTGACTAACGGGGTCGGAGCGGAATCGGTCCTCGAATGCGTCGGCACTCAGGAATCCATGTCACAGGCGATCAACTGCGCGCGCCCCGGCGGCAAGATCGGCTTTGTCGGCGTTCCCCATGGCGTCACCTTCGACGGACAGAATCTCTTCTTCCAACAGAAGAGCCTGCTCGGCGGTCCGGCGCCGGTCCGCCGCTATCTGCCCTATCTGATGGATCTTGTGCTTGAACGGAAGATCAATCCTGGCAAGGTCTTCGACCTCGAACTGCCGCTGTCCGACGTAGCCGAAGGATATCGCGCCATGGACGAGCGCCGCGCCATCAAGACGTTGCTGAGAGTCTAA
- a CDS encoding flavodoxin family protein, which translates to MKVSIVYDSGFGHTARQAQAVAEGIAEVKDVETSLIAVADSSIPWETLEASDAIIFGSPTYNGLVSARFKQFMEDSTKAAWSQQKWRNKIAAGFTNSGAQHGDKLNSLISMSLFAAQHGMIWVGLDLMPGNSSSKGTVEDLNRHGVWLGAMAQSNTDESPDATPGASDLRTAAYLGQRVAEIAGRFNKRVVDAPGQFLSI; encoded by the coding sequence ATGAAGGTATCGATTGTCTACGACAGCGGTTTCGGCCACACCGCCAGGCAGGCCCAGGCGGTGGCTGAAGGAATAGCGGAGGTCAAGGACGTCGAAACGAGCCTGATCGCCGTTGCCGATAGCTCTATCCCGTGGGAGACGCTGGAGGCCAGCGACGCGATCATCTTCGGGTCGCCGACGTATAACGGGCTGGTGAGCGCCAGATTCAAGCAGTTCATGGAGGACTCCACCAAGGCGGCATGGTCGCAACAGAAGTGGCGTAACAAGATCGCTGCCGGCTTCACCAATTCCGGTGCTCAGCATGGCGACAAGCTGAACTCGCTGATCTCGATGTCCCTGTTCGCGGCACAGCATGGAATGATCTGGGTGGGGCTGGATCTCATGCCGGGCAACAGCAGCAGCAAAGGCACTGTCGAGGACCTGAACCGACATGGAGTCTGGCTCGGCGCCATGGCGCAGTCCAACACGGACGAAAGCCCCGACGCCACGCCTGGCGCGAGCGATTTGCGGACGGCTGCCTACCTAGGCCAAAGGGTGGCCGAGATCGCCGGCAGATTCAACAAACGTGTAGTGGATGCCCCTGGGCAATTCTTGTCCATCTGA
- a CDS encoding cyclophilin-like fold protein, protein MSMLPLDLMIEDYSMNEKMAYLPRKLAVQGTEAFADESVGDLCYYAPWGNLVFFHAGYRYSRGLVRLGRLDGGAAPLLTRGKFPLRAQQVA, encoded by the coding sequence ATGTCCATGCTACCGCTGGACTTGATGATCGAAGACTACTCTATGAACGAGAAGATGGCCTACCTTCCGCGCAAGCTTGCGGTGCAGGGGACCGAGGCTTTTGCTGACGAGTCCGTCGGCGACCTCTGCTACTACGCTCCCTGGGGAAATCTGGTCTTCTTTCACGCCGGCTATCGATACTCGCGCGGTCTCGTCCGTCTCGGCAGACTGGACGGTGGAGCCGCACCGCTTTTGACAAGAGGCAAGTTCCCGCTTCGCGCCCAGCAGGTTGCTTGA
- a CDS encoding xanthine dehydrogenase family protein molybdopterin-binding subunit translates to MYRKLSGVAGLSAGAPVNVSRRRFLFASAGATAGALVIGFGLPIRPARAQGAAAKITPGTRVPAFLEIRPDSTARLMSPFVEGGQGIFTAMAQIVGEDLDLDPASFTVENAPAGPDYQIILGGMRITGGSMSVRLSYDTMRHVGAAARQMLLQASATRLGVPLGELTTEPGRVVHAASGRSLAYGEIAHDAMDLPIPERDSVTLKDRSQFRWIGKPVKRLDVYDKSTGRATYAIDCKVDGMLHAAVQHAPRLGQSVGNIRNEDAVRSMKGVHSIHRLPGAVAVVAERWWNAKRAVESLQVEWNEANGKPVIDGTRIMPIDFSTAAFADRLAEEPGDGKDAEKGGDVVGALANAKTVVSATYHSQYLHHAQLEPPSALARFNGDGSLDIWMPNQAPEMFQADIAKITGLDASKINIHSPLLGGFFGRHFLYAAANPFRQAIALAQETGRPIKLIWSREEEFLRDPLRPMAAVRFRGGLDDNGMPVALEAVSVCEGPTEGISGHSEKIDDTAVEGLTGKAYAIPNKRIAQVHVENPVMLAYWRSVGNSMNDFLYECFLDEMADKGGKDPYDLRLQLLKDNARLSNLLKAAGDLSGGWKRGPFTAEDGTRRARGIGMASPFGSHTAAIAEVSIQSGEVVVHDVWEAIDPGSIVNPAIIEAQINSAVALGVSQVLLEEAVYQKGEPVAHNYDLYPILPPARMPRVHTRIIESGEKMGGIGEPGLPAVPPAVANAVSTLTGQRVRSMPLSRYTFQS, encoded by the coding sequence ATCTATCGCAAGCTCTCCGGCGTGGCCGGACTTTCCGCGGGTGCGCCGGTCAACGTTTCACGCAGACGCTTTCTGTTCGCGTCCGCCGGGGCAACGGCAGGTGCGCTGGTCATCGGGTTCGGACTGCCGATCCGTCCTGCTCGTGCGCAGGGAGCGGCCGCGAAAATCACCCCTGGAACCCGCGTTCCAGCTTTTCTGGAGATCCGTCCGGACAGTACGGCCCGTCTTATGAGTCCCTTCGTCGAAGGCGGCCAGGGGATATTCACGGCGATGGCGCAGATCGTCGGAGAGGACCTTGATCTGGATCCGGCGTCGTTCACGGTCGAGAACGCACCTGCGGGTCCCGACTACCAGATCATCCTGGGCGGCATGCGGATTACGGGCGGCAGCATGTCCGTTCGTCTGAGCTACGATACGATGCGCCATGTCGGCGCCGCTGCGCGTCAGATGCTCCTCCAGGCTTCCGCCACGCGACTGGGCGTTCCTCTCGGTGAGCTGACGACCGAGCCAGGACGGGTCGTCCATGCCGCTTCGGGGAGGTCCCTCGCCTATGGCGAGATCGCGCACGACGCGATGGATCTCCCGATACCGGAGCGCGACAGCGTGACGCTGAAGGACCGAAGCCAGTTTCGTTGGATCGGCAAGCCGGTCAAACGCCTCGACGTCTACGACAAGTCCACCGGGCGGGCCACCTACGCGATCGATTGCAAGGTCGACGGAATGCTTCACGCCGCCGTGCAGCATGCGCCGAGGCTGGGTCAGTCCGTCGGCAACATCCGAAACGAGGATGCGGTCAGGTCCATGAAAGGGGTTCACTCGATCCACCGTCTCCCTGGAGCGGTCGCAGTCGTTGCCGAACGTTGGTGGAACGCCAAACGGGCGGTCGAATCCCTCCAGGTCGAATGGAACGAAGCGAACGGCAAGCCCGTCATCGACGGGACCCGCATCATGCCGATCGACTTCTCGACCGCGGCCTTCGCGGACCGCCTAGCCGAGGAGCCTGGCGACGGCAAGGACGCGGAGAAGGGGGGCGACGTCGTCGGCGCGCTTGCAAACGCGAAGACGGTGGTATCGGCGACCTACCACAGCCAATATCTTCATCACGCTCAGCTCGAGCCACCGTCCGCGCTCGCCAGATTCAACGGCGACGGCAGTCTCGACATCTGGATGCCGAACCAGGCCCCCGAGATGTTCCAGGCGGACATCGCCAAGATCACTGGTCTGGACGCATCCAAGATCAACATCCACAGCCCTCTGCTGGGAGGCTTCTTCGGAAGGCATTTCCTCTATGCGGCGGCAAACCCGTTCCGACAAGCGATCGCGCTCGCACAAGAAACCGGCAGACCGATCAAGCTGATCTGGAGCCGCGAGGAGGAGTTCCTGCGCGACCCCTTGCGGCCGATGGCGGCTGTAAGATTCAGAGGCGGCCTGGACGATAACGGCATGCCGGTCGCATTGGAGGCCGTCAGCGTCTGTGAAGGCCCGACCGAGGGCATTTCGGGCCATAGTGAAAAGATCGACGATACCGCGGTCGAAGGTCTGACGGGCAAGGCCTATGCGATCCCGAACAAGCGCATCGCGCAGGTCCACGTGGAGAACCCGGTCATGCTCGCCTACTGGCGGTCGGTCGGCAATTCGATGAACGACTTCCTGTACGAGTGTTTCCTCGACGAGATGGCCGACAAGGGCGGCAAGGATCCCTATGACCTCCGCTTGCAGCTTCTGAAAGACAACGCGCGGCTGAGCAACCTGCTGAAGGCGGCAGGCGATTTGTCGGGTGGCTGGAAGCGAGGCCCATTCACGGCGGAAGACGGTACCCGGCGCGCGCGCGGCATCGGCATGGCCTCGCCATTCGGCAGCCATACCGCTGCGATCGCCGAAGTCTCTATCCAATCGGGAGAGGTGGTGGTTCACGACGTGTGGGAGGCGATCGATCCCGGCAGCATCGTCAACCCGGCGATCATCGAAGCTCAGATCAACTCCGCGGTGGCGCTGGGCGTCTCGCAGGTTCTTCTCGAAGAGGCGGTCTACCAGAAAGGCGAGCCGGTTGCACATAACTATGATCTCTATCCCATCCTGCCGCCGGCTCGCATGCCGCGTGTACACACCCGGATCATCGAGAGCGGGGAAAAGATGGGAGGGATCGGCGAACCCGGCCTGCCCGCGGTGCCCCCGGCGGTCGCGAACGCCGTCTCGACGCTGACCGGTCAGCGCGTCCGCAGCATGCCGCTCTCCCGCTATACCTTTCAAAGCTAA
- a CDS encoding (2Fe-2S)-binding protein: MQLRINDEVYEVEADPDTPLLWVIRDELGMTGTKYGCGLAQCGVCSVLVNGKVVRSCVTPLDSVAGQTVTTIEAIEQDPVGKAVVAAWVDHQVPQCGYCQSGQVMAATALLKQTANPTDDDIAAAMVNLCRCGTYNSIKAAVRDLAGRKESSL, encoded by the coding sequence ATGCAACTTCGCATCAACGATGAGGTCTACGAGGTGGAAGCCGATCCGGACACGCCGCTGCTGTGGGTCATCCGGGACGAACTTGGAATGACAGGAACGAAATACGGTTGCGGCCTCGCCCAGTGCGGCGTCTGCTCCGTACTGGTAAATGGCAAAGTCGTCCGCTCCTGCGTGACGCCGCTCGACAGCGTTGCCGGACAGACGGTCACCACCATCGAGGCGATCGAGCAGGATCCGGTCGGCAAGGCTGTCGTTGCCGCGTGGGTCGATCATCAGGTTCCCCAGTGCGGCTACTGCCAGTCGGGACAGGTCATGGCGGCGACCGCGCTTCTAAAGCAGACGGCTAATCCCACCGACGATGACATCGCTGCGGCGATGGTGAACCTCTGTCGGTGCGGAACATACAACTCCATCAAGGCGGCGGTCCGCGATCTCGCCGGCCGGAAGGAGTCGTCGCTGTGA
- a CDS encoding cytochrome c — protein sequence MKRFLLVLLAIVIVVGGGLTWFVNRSPSSPFDTAAASIPASADLVQRGEMVARQADCVACHSTPDSKPFVGGLEMGTPLGSIFATNITPDRETGIGNYSLADFDRAVRHGVTPGGRRLYPAMPYPSYVKMTDDDVQALYAFFMNGVRPANQANRPSGIGWPLNMRWPLALWNAVFVDANTYVSKPQQDEQWNRGAYLVQGAGHCGACHTPRSVAMNEKASDETSSLFLSGALLDGWYAPSLRQDHNTGLGRWSEEDIFQFLKNGRNQHAVVFGSMTEAYNNSTQFMTDDDLRAISHYLKSLPGDPARDSSPWSDTTATSISAAGSNRTPGAQTYAARCSFCHGPDGKGQNQWIPPLAGAASSLIGHTDSQVNVTLNGSSRVVTAGVPDAYRMPPFREQLSDQQIADVLTYVRSTWGNRGSAVRAEDVKALREHTDPATSNPIILQMR from the coding sequence TTGAAGAGATTCCTTCTCGTTCTTCTTGCCATCGTGATCGTGGTCGGAGGTGGTTTGACATGGTTCGTCAACCGCTCGCCCTCATCGCCCTTCGATACGGCCGCAGCATCGATCCCGGCTTCGGCCGACCTCGTCCAACGCGGCGAGATGGTAGCCCGGCAAGCGGACTGTGTCGCATGCCATAGCACGCCGGACAGCAAGCCGTTCGTCGGTGGTCTCGAAATGGGAACGCCGCTCGGCTCGATCTTCGCGACAAACATAACCCCGGACAGGGAGACCGGTATCGGCAACTACAGCCTCGCCGACTTCGACCGCGCCGTTCGCCATGGGGTGACGCCGGGCGGGCGTCGGCTGTATCCGGCTATGCCCTATCCATCCTATGTGAAGATGACGGATGACGACGTTCAGGCGCTTTACGCGTTCTTCATGAACGGCGTTCGACCCGCAAACCAGGCGAACCGGCCGAGCGGGATCGGCTGGCCTCTGAACATGCGCTGGCCGCTGGCGCTGTGGAACGCCGTCTTCGTCGACGCCAACACCTACGTGTCGAAGCCGCAGCAGGACGAGCAGTGGAACCGCGGCGCCTATCTCGTCCAAGGAGCCGGCCATTGCGGTGCCTGCCATACGCCACGAAGCGTCGCCATGAACGAAAAGGCGTCCGACGAAACGAGCTCGCTGTTCCTGTCCGGCGCTCTACTGGATGGCTGGTACGCGCCGAGCCTCCGTCAGGATCACAACACCGGCCTCGGCCGCTGGAGCGAGGAGGACATCTTCCAATTCCTCAAGAATGGCAGGAATCAGCATGCCGTCGTCTTCGGATCGATGACGGAGGCGTATAATAATTCCACACAGTTCATGACCGACGACGACTTGAGAGCCATCAGTCATTACCTGAAGTCACTTCCCGGCGACCCCGCCCGCGACAGCAGTCCCTGGAGCGACACGACGGCGACTTCGATCTCGGCCGCCGGTTCGAACCGGACGCCTGGAGCTCAGACATATGCGGCGCGCTGCAGCTTTTGTCACGGCCCCGACGGAAAGGGGCAGAATCAATGGATCCCGCCGCTCGCGGGCGCCGCCTCCTCGCTGATCGGGCATACCGACTCGCAGGTGAACGTGACGCTCAATGGATCGAGCCGCGTTGTCACAGCCGGCGTGCCGGACGCATATCGCATGCCGCCGTTCCGCGAGCAGTTGTCGGACCAGCAGATCGCCGACGTGCTGACCTATGTCCGGTCCACCTGGGGCAACCGCGGCAGCGCCGTGCGGGCAGAGGACGTCAAGGCATTGAGGGAGCACACAGACCCGGCGACCAGCAACCCGATCATCTTGCAGATGCGCTGA